The following proteins are encoded in a genomic region of Pyxicephalus adspersus chromosome 9, UCB_Pads_2.0, whole genome shotgun sequence:
- the LOC140338462 gene encoding ankyrin and armadillo repeat-containing protein-like, whose protein sequence is MAADGARHLVRLLRSPEEEVVLSAIRALQHICLGVGFIPHARNQCAVAASRGLQFLIALLRHCSSERIQVEASLAIAASVLGNPENLELISKSSGFTYSHVLRLLHSPSEEIHLTAGTAIATFAFNSPSQQREIVQSGGVTWTDFSPFLESANENQRACAAFQLVVLAPILPDTDPSYTCAVGIQTLIGLLEKSQSKKTQALAADFVAGLSHCRAGLAAAMISIDVVSFLCRLLSSPWEQVKGSAAIALGYLSLHPPAERQLLRRCRGDPEMMKVLIFYNKKRKWPETFLERWRHTKELILPPIRNLSTKGHTGSRRSGGPY, encoded by the exons ATGGCTGCTGATGGAGCCCGCCATCTTGTCCGCCTTCTGAGATCACCGGAGGAGGAAGTGGTGCTGAGCGCCATCCGAGCCCTCCAACACATCTGCCTAGGAGTCG GTTTTATTCCCCATGCCCGGAATCAATGTGCCGTGGCAGCCTCCCGTGGACTGCAATTCCTCATCGCATTGTTGCGGCACTGCAGCTCTGAGCGCATTCAGGTTGAAGCTTCCCTCGCTATCGCTGCGTCTGTCCTCG GAAATCCTGAAAACCTGGAACTGATCAGTAAGTCCTCGGGATTCACCTACAGCCATGTTCTCCGCCTCCTGCATTCACCCAGTGAAGAGATTCACCTGACCGCCGGAACAGCCATCGCCACCTTTGCATTTAACAGCCCCAGCCAGCAGAGGGAGATTGTGCAGAGCGGGGGGGTAACCTGGACCGACTTCAGCCCCTTCCTGGAATCAGCCAATGAGAATCAAAGAGCCTGCGCAGCCTTCCAG CTGGTGGTTTTGGCGCCGATCCTTCCGGATACAGATCCATCGTACACCTGTGCCGTGGGAATTCAGACTCTGATTGGTCTGCTGGAGAAGTCTCAGTCTAAGAAGACGCAGGCCCTGGCAGCTGATTTTGTGGCCGGATTGTCCCACTGCCGGGCAG GTCTTGCAGCTGCCATGATCTCCATAGACGTTGTCAGCTTCCTGTGCCGCCTTCTGTCCAGTCCATGGGAGCAGGTGAAGGGGTCCGCCGCCATCGCTCTGGGTTATCTCAGCCTTCACCCCCCCGCTGAACGGCAGCTGCTGAGGAG GTGTCGGGGGGATCCTGAAATGATGAAAGTTCTCATCTTCTACAATAAGAAGCGAAAGTGGCCAGAAACTTTCCTGGAGCGCTGGAGACACACGAAGGAGCTGATCCTGCCACCCATCCGGAATCTATCCACAAAGGGCCACACGGGGTCCAGGAGGTCGGGGGGCCCCTACTGA
- the LOC140338463 gene encoding uncharacterized protein: MVNLLVSLGADITFINRQRQGVVEICARHGHLHLLKYFIGHQNVKVYKKLIALLDDEEEDIVIGSCSMISGLTSSSGEGSDEQLTSFIGEGLVSGLVGVLRRNHGDNVKAAILDLLKNVLRIKHGRRKLVEADGIPVLVSLIDGQVRNLLPTLIGWMCDLTAEKDFAEDLSASFIPSLIKVLSILAQGTPPEVLQPTLQTIGLLAASSPPCKDAMGRQNGLLALMVKLFQVCQSKPLLIAWSEAVGLMAEGNQNNQNLFIDENTGLCLHQMLKSKNRDVHMSAVETVYRLVEGNPQAQRRMMEWGNLSGLIHLLRRSKSQRTQESVGRALWALAGGEMEAQRMVAARIGADQVTGL, translated from the exons ATGGTGAACTTACTGGTCAGCCTGGGGGCAGATATCACATTTATAAACCGACAGCGACAAGGAGTTGTGGAAATTTGTGCTCGTCATGGCCATCTTCACctcctgaaatattttattggacaCCAGAATGTGAAAGTATATAAGAAACTTATCGCTCTGTTGGATGATGAAGAAGAAGACATCGTCATTGGCTCATGTTCCATGATTTCTGGGCTGACCAGCTCCTCAGGGGAGGGGTCAGATGAGCAGCTAACAAGTTTTATAGGTGAAGGTCTGGTTTCAGGATTGGTTGGTGTCCTGAGAAGAAATCATGGGGACAACGTCAAGGCTGCCATATTGGATCTTCTGAAAAACGTCTTGAGGATTAAACATGGAAGAAGGAAATTAGTGGAGGCCGATGGGATCCCAGTCTTGGTGTCTCTTATTGACGGCCAGGTTAGGAATTTATTACCAACCCTGATTGGCTGGATGTGTGATCTGACGGCTGAAAAAGACTTTGCGGAGGATCTCAGCGCCTCCTTCATTCCGTCCCTCATAAAAGTTCTGTCCATTCTGGCACAGGGGACCCCCCCGGAGGTCCTGCAGCCCACTTTACAAACCATTGGCCTCCTGGCTGCGTCCTCCCCACCATGTAAGGATGCAATGGGGAGGCAGAATGGTCTTCTTGCCCTGATGGTGAAACTCTTCCAGGTCTGCCAATCCAAACCTCTATTAATTGCCTGGAGCGAAGCCGTAGGACTTATGGCCGAAGGCAACCAAAATAACCAGAACCTCTTCATTGATGAGAACACGGGCCTGTGCCTCCACCAAATGCTGAAATCCAAAAACAGAGATGTCCACATGTCAGCCGTGGAAACTGTGTACAG GCTGGTGGAGGGGAATCCGCAGGCCCAGAGGAGGATGATGGAGTGGGGAAATCTGTCCGGCCTCATTCACCTGCTAAGGAGAAGCAAATCTCAGCGCACTCAGGAGTCGGTGGGCCGTGCATTGTGGGCCCTGGCGGGAGGCGAGATGGAGGCGCAGAGAATGGTGGCGGCCAGGATAGGTGCGGATCAGGTGACCGGTCTGTAA